A single genomic interval of Armigeres subalbatus isolate Guangzhou_Male chromosome 1, GZ_Asu_2, whole genome shotgun sequence harbors:
- the LOC134206787 gene encoding uncharacterized protein K02A2.6-like: MPTLESILAKLNGATWFSTIDLANAFFHIELDKESRHLTNFYTEFGTFRCVRLPFGLCNAPDVFQEVMQRIILGDCPGVINYLDDVLVFGATKDEHDANLAIVLSRLQQHNVKLNTDKCVFASQSVQFIGFKLAPEGWSVTDEKMCAIKSFRTPSSCSEVKSFLGLVTFADRFIQSRADLTQHLRALANSNKFYWTELEKKEFYYLQDKALKNIQVLGYYSPTDVTELYVDASPIGLGAVLVQYNAENMPRIISCASKALTPTEQRYPQTQREALAVVWGVERFTSYLLGRSFIIRTDAEANEFIFSTTHRIGKRAVTRAESWALRLQPYDFIVKGVSGKENLADTLSRLIHKSQKAEPFEEDDDGHFLYSIDAGSMHITWDEIEKASETDEELQMVLDALLTDDWPKDLRRYEAQKKDIHVLGSLLFRGDRTILPKSLRTKALETAHGGHVGESSMKKIMREFFWWPCMSLDAEKFVKNCDTCTQLSRKNRPLPLSSREFPDGPWQILQVDFLSIPGCGSGEFLVLIDTHSRFLSVLEMKNKDAESTNEALCEIFKMWGCPLILQSDNGPSSKALLSYSTGNTGGQSAQVYTIMASIKWCR; the protein is encoded by the coding sequence ATGCCTACACTGGAGTCTATCTTGGCCAAGTTAAACGGGGCTACTTGGTTTTCGACCATCGACCTGGCGAACGCCTTTTTCCACATAGAACTGGATAAGGAATCCCGGCACCTTACAAATTTCTATACAGAATTTGGAACATTTCGGTGCGTTCGTCTACCCTTCGGGCTATGCAACGCTCCGGATGTGTTTCAAGAAGTAATGCAAAGGATAATACTTGGAGACTGTCCCGGAGTAATAAACTATCTGGACGATGTTCTGGTCTTTGGTGCGACCAAAGACGAACATGATGCGAATTTAGCTATTGTACTAAGTCGTTTGCAACAGCATAACGTGAAGCTGAACACCGACAAATGTGTATTTGCTAGTCAATCAGTCCAGTTCATTGGATTCAAACTGGCTCCAGAAGGATGGAGTGTCACAGATGAGAAAATGTGTGCTATCAAAAGTTTCAGAACACCAAGTTCATGCTCCGAAGTTAAAAGTTTTCTGGGGTTAGTCACATTTGCTGATAGATTTATTCAAAGTAGAGCAGATTTGACACAACACCTAAGAGCTCTCgcaaattcgaataaattctaCTGGACAGAATTGGAAAAGAAAGAATTCTATTACCTACAGGACAAGGCTTTGAAGAATATCCAAGTTCTTGGGTACTATAGCCCCACCGATGTCACGGAGTTATACGTTGATGCAAGTCCAATAGGACTCGGTGCCGTATTGGTCCAGTATAATGCTGAAAATATGCCTCGAATAATATCATGTGCTTCTAAAGCACTCACGCCCACCGAACAGCGGTACCCCCAAACACAGCGAGAAGCTCTAGCAGTCGTTTGGGGGGTGGAGCGTTTCACCTCGTATTTACTTGGAAGGTCATTCATCATACGAACGGATGCGGAGGCGAATGAATTCATTTTCAGTACTACTCACAGAATTGGAAAAAGGGCTGTAACTCGCGCGGAATCGTGGGCACTACGTCTGCAGCCCTATGACTTCATCGTAAAGGGAGTAAGTGGCAAAGAAAATCTAGCCGACACTCTGTCACGCTTAATCCACAAATCTCAAAAGGCGGAACCGTTTGAAGAAGACGACGACGGACATTTTCTGTATTCGATAGATGCGGGATCAATGCACATCACTTGGGATGAGATTGAGAAAGCTTCTGAGACGGATGAAGAACTTCAAATGGTACTAGATGCTTTACTCACCGACGATTGGCCAAAAGATCTACGCAGATACGAGGCACAGAAAAAGGATATTCATGTTTTGGGTAGTCTACTATTCCGAGGGGATCGCACAATCCTTCCAAAGTCATTGCGCACTAAAGCATTAGAAACTGCACACGGTGGGCATGTAGGAGAATCTTCCATGAAGAAAATAATGAGGGAATTCTTCTGGTGGCCATGCATGTCGCTCGATGCAGAAAAATTTGTAAAGAACTGCGATACATGTACACAGTTGTCCCGCAAGAATCGTCCTCTTCCACTATCATCGAGAGAATTTCCGGATGGTCCCTGGCAAATATTGCAGGTCGACTTTCTTTCTATACCTGGTTGCGGCTCAGGTGAATTCTTGGTTCTGATCGACACCCACTCACGTTTTCTTTCGGTTCTGGAAATGAAGAACAAGGACGCAGAGAGTACGAATGAAGCCTTATGCGAAATTTTTAAGATGTGGGGTTGTCCCCTGATTCTTCAGAGCGATAACGGACCGTCTTCCAAAGCTCTACTTTCATACAGTACTGGGAACACAGGGGGTCAAAGTGCGCAAGTCTATACCATTATGGCCTCAATCAAATGGTGCCGTTGA